A window of Vicinamibacterales bacterium contains these coding sequences:
- a CDS encoding ABC transporter permease, protein MLADVRYALKWLLRSPGFSAVAILSLGIGIGFNSALFSIVDALLFRPLPVVHPERLVDVYTKAADGDTYSTNSYPDFLDFQTKSTVFSGLVGYSPSIAAVKAGDRSRMALGEVVSGNYFQVLGVNAAIGRTLLPEDDRRGAPRAAVLSYVSWRRDFGSDPGVTGRTLLIHGQPYSIVGVAPAAFTGMVPMLQPEVWTAIGWVEDVEPAGIQDVVPSPSGTTRLDRRGQRWLFAKGRLKDGETGARAQAEMSLLMKQLAAEYPKTNQQRPVVTAMNVRIHPQADQALRPIAAGLMVAIALVLVVACANVANMLLARASGRRREIGIRLAIGASRRRLMRQLLTESVVLGGLGAIVGVTLAAVAIQVIAALPLPIPIPVAVSLHIDARVLTFTIAIAAAAGLLAGLAPAARATRADLVSDLKGDAMVQRVGRRWTLRDGLVVLQTAVTLVLLVTAGLLTHSILRAQRVDLGFRANGLAVLGTELGLIGYDETKATALMRRAAERTATLPGVQSVSRVVRQPLAINYNRNTVTFPGQGIVDERGVSIDATWVDEHYFDTMSIPLLRGRTFNNGDTPRSAKVAIVNEAFVRRYWPGTDGLGHHFHTPSNGGTDYVVVGVSATYKVDTVGEAPTPYIQYALSQQPSTGEVLLARTGGDPAALLAAMRREILVLEPNTVFLDSQTMDGQVSAALLPARIAAQTIVLVGVIATLLAAIGLYGVVAYAVGRRTREIGIRMALGAAPGGVLAMVMRQGLALAAAGIVAGLLLAFVAARAIAAALYGVGAGDPLAWSIAVAVLLASAALANYVPARRAARVDPSIALRQS, encoded by the coding sequence ATGCTGGCTGACGTTCGATATGCGCTGAAGTGGCTTCTGCGCTCGCCGGGTTTCTCGGCGGTCGCCATCCTGTCCCTCGGCATCGGCATCGGCTTCAACTCCGCGCTGTTCTCCATCGTCGACGCGCTGCTCTTCCGGCCGCTGCCGGTCGTGCATCCCGAGCGCCTGGTCGATGTCTACACGAAGGCAGCCGACGGCGACACCTATTCGACCAACTCCTATCCCGACTTCCTCGATTTCCAGACGAAGAGCACCGTCTTCAGCGGCCTGGTCGGGTATAGCCCGTCGATCGCCGCGGTCAAGGCCGGCGATCGGTCGCGGATGGCGCTCGGAGAAGTCGTCAGCGGGAACTACTTCCAGGTGCTTGGCGTGAACGCCGCCATCGGCCGCACGCTCCTGCCGGAAGACGATCGCCGCGGCGCGCCGCGCGCGGCCGTGCTCTCCTACGTCTCGTGGCGGCGCGATTTCGGCAGCGATCCAGGCGTGACCGGTCGAACCTTGTTGATCCACGGCCAGCCCTATTCGATCGTCGGCGTCGCGCCGGCGGCCTTCACCGGCATGGTCCCGATGCTGCAGCCGGAGGTGTGGACAGCGATTGGCTGGGTCGAGGACGTCGAACCGGCCGGCATCCAGGACGTCGTGCCGTCGCCGAGCGGCACCACGCGTCTCGATCGCCGCGGGCAGCGCTGGCTGTTCGCGAAGGGACGCCTGAAGGATGGCGAGACAGGGGCGCGCGCGCAGGCCGAGATGTCGCTGCTGATGAAGCAGCTCGCCGCCGAATACCCGAAAACCAACCAGCAGCGGCCGGTCGTGACGGCCATGAACGTGCGGATTCACCCCCAGGCCGACCAGGCGCTGCGGCCGATCGCCGCTGGGCTGATGGTGGCGATCGCGCTCGTGCTGGTCGTCGCGTGCGCCAACGTCGCCAACATGCTGCTGGCGCGCGCCTCGGGCCGCCGCCGCGAGATCGGCATCCGACTCGCCATCGGCGCCAGCCGCCGGCGCCTGATGCGGCAGCTGCTGACCGAGAGTGTCGTCCTGGGCGGGCTCGGCGCGATCGTCGGCGTGACGCTGGCCGCGGTCGCCATCCAGGTCATCGCCGCGCTGCCACTGCCGATTCCGATTCCGGTCGCGGTGTCGCTGCACATCGACGCGCGCGTGCTCACCTTCACGATCGCGATTGCCGCCGCGGCGGGACTCCTGGCCGGGCTGGCGCCGGCGGCGCGCGCCACCCGCGCCGACCTGGTTTCGGATCTGAAGGGCGACGCGATGGTGCAGCGAGTCGGACGCCGCTGGACGCTTCGCGACGGCCTGGTCGTGCTGCAAACCGCCGTCACGCTGGTGCTCCTGGTGACGGCCGGTCTCCTCACCCATAGCATCCTTCGCGCGCAGCGGGTCGATCTCGGCTTCCGGGCGAACGGACTGGCGGTGCTCGGGACCGAGCTCGGGCTGATCGGCTACGACGAGACGAAGGCGACGGCGCTGATGCGGCGCGCCGCCGAGCGCACCGCGACGCTTCCCGGCGTGCAGTCGGTGTCGCGGGTCGTGCGGCAGCCGTTGGCGATCAACTACAACCGCAACACCGTCACCTTCCCCGGCCAGGGCATCGTCGACGAGCGCGGCGTCTCGATCGACGCGACCTGGGTTGACGAGCACTACTTCGACACGATGTCGATTCCGCTGCTGCGCGGCCGCACCTTCAACAACGGCGACACGCCGCGTTCGGCGAAGGTCGCGATCGTGAACGAAGCATTCGTGCGCCGCTATTGGCCCGGCACCGACGGACTGGGGCACCACTTCCATACACCGTCGAACGGCGGGACCGACTATGTCGTGGTCGGCGTGTCGGCCACGTACAAGGTCGACACCGTCGGGGAGGCGCCCACGCCCTACATTCAGTACGCGCTCTCACAGCAGCCCTCGACCGGCGAGGTCCTGCTCGCGCGCACCGGCGGCGATCCGGCGGCGCTGCTGGCGGCGATGCGGCGCGAAATTCTCGTGCTCGAGCCGAACACCGTCTTCCTCGACAGTCAGACGATGGACGGCCAGGTGAGCGCGGCGCTGCTGCCGGCGCGGATCGCCGCGCAGACGATCGTGCTGGTCGGCGTCATCGCGACACTGCTCGCCGCAATCGGACTCTACGGGGTCGTCGCGTATGCCGTCGGCCGGCGGACGCGCGAAATCGGGATCCGGATGGCGCTGGGCGCGGCGCCGGGGGGCGTGCTGGCGATGGTCATGCGCCAGGGCCTGGCGCTGGCAGCGGCGGGGATCGTCGCCGGACTGCTATTGGCGTTCGTCGCGGCGCGTGCGATCGCCGCCGCCCTGTATGGCGTCGGCGCCGGCGACCCGCTCGCCTGGAGCATCGCCGTCGCAGTACTGCTGGCTTCGGCGGCGCTTGCCAACTACG